A region from the Halomarina litorea genome encodes:
- a CDS encoding NCS2 family permease, translating to MGEADTSTETAGGVRGSLREFFEFDRYGTDLGTEAVAGLTTFLTMSYIVVVNPAILSNAISLQGYSQPQVISMLAVVTALSAALATFIMAVYAKRPFAQAPGLGLNAFFAFTVVLTLGVSWQTALAAVVVEGILFIALTAVGARKFIIRAFPEPVKFAVGSGIGAFLALIGLQAMGIVVPDPEGTYITLGNVASNPVAILSVIGLFVTFALYARGVTGSIVIGILLTAGAGYAVEFLGLVAPGTLTVNVTPPVYDITPLVGAFLTGFGNVEPFGFALIVFTFFFVDFFDTAGTLTGVGQAAGFLDEDGDLPEIEKPLMADAVGTTVGGMLGTSTVTTYIESATGVEEGGRTGMTALVVAGLFVLSLAFVPIAAAIPLYASHIALVVIAVVMLQNVTAIDWDDITHTVPAGLTILIMPFTFNIGYGIAAGIISYPVVKAAAGEWEDIRPTQVVLAAAFVLYFVVTTGGILESAV from the coding sequence ATGGGGGAAGCTGACACCAGTACGGAGACGGCCGGCGGCGTCCGCGGGTCGCTCCGGGAGTTCTTCGAGTTCGACCGCTACGGGACGGACCTCGGGACGGAGGCGGTCGCGGGCCTGACGACGTTCCTGACGATGAGCTACATCGTCGTCGTCAACCCCGCCATCCTCTCGAACGCCATCTCGCTGCAGGGGTACAGCCAGCCACAGGTCATCTCGATGCTGGCGGTGGTGACCGCGCTCTCGGCGGCGCTCGCGACGTTCATCATGGCCGTCTACGCGAAACGGCCGTTCGCGCAGGCGCCGGGACTGGGGCTGAACGCCTTCTTCGCGTTCACCGTCGTCCTCACGCTCGGCGTCTCGTGGCAGACGGCGCTCGCGGCCGTCGTCGTGGAGGGGATTCTGTTCATCGCGCTCACCGCCGTCGGCGCGCGGAAGTTCATCATCCGGGCGTTTCCCGAACCCGTGAAGTTCGCCGTCGGGTCCGGCATCGGCGCCTTCCTCGCGCTCATCGGCCTGCAGGCGATGGGCATCGTCGTCCCCGACCCCGAGGGGACGTACATCACGCTCGGGAACGTCGCGAGCAACCCCGTCGCCATCCTCTCGGTCATCGGCCTGTTCGTCACCTTCGCGCTGTACGCGCGGGGGGTCACTGGCTCCATCGTCATCGGCATCCTGCTCACCGCGGGTGCCGGCTACGCCGTCGAGTTCCTCGGTCTCGTCGCCCCCGGGACGCTCACGGTCAACGTGACGCCGCCCGTCTACGACATCACGCCGCTGGTCGGCGCGTTCCTCACCGGCTTCGGGAACGTCGAACCGTTCGGGTTCGCGCTCATCGTCTTCACGTTCTTCTTCGTCGACTTCTTCGACACCGCCGGGACCCTCACCGGCGTCGGACAGGCCGCCGGCTTCCTCGACGAGGACGGCGACCTCCCGGAGATAGAGAAGCCCCTGATGGCCGACGCCGTGGGCACCACCGTCGGCGGGATGCTCGGGACGTCGACGGTCACCACCTACATCGAATCCGCCACGGGCGTCGAGGAGGGCGGCCGGACGGGCATGACGGCGCTCGTCGTCGCCGGCCTCTTCGTCCTCTCGCTCGCGTTCGTCCCCATCGCGGCCGCCATCCCGCTGTACGCCAGCCACATCGCGCTGGTCGTCATCGCCGTCGTGATGCTCCAGAACGTGACGGCCATCGACTGGGACGACATCACCCACACCGTCCCGGCGGGGCTGACCATCCTCATCATGCCGTTCACGTTCAACATCGGCTACGGCATCGCCGCGGGCATCATCTCCTACCCCGTCGTGAAGGCCGCCGCCGGCGAGTGGGAGGACATCCGCCCCACGCAGGTCGTCCTCGCC
- a CDS encoding phosphoribosyltransferase family protein → MNRVEKATLQLRAVAVLRMLKETRTYDELAAVTGLPAGDLNRYVNGHVLPGEARAREVVSSVGYETLAGELDERISLDGEGYVDNSAAVFDQPFLDLVAPVAAERFGFERPDVVLTAATDGITLGAAFARHFDARLAYAKKSKETAVEEFIEARQRLASGIELTYYLPASSLRAGDRVLVVDDLIRSGETQELLLDIAAQADSEVCGVFALIAAGDEGVESARDLVDAPVDALTTLA, encoded by the coding sequence ATGAACCGCGTCGAGAAGGCGACCCTCCAGTTGCGCGCCGTCGCCGTCCTGCGGATGTTGAAGGAGACCCGGACCTACGACGAACTCGCCGCCGTCACGGGCCTCCCCGCGGGCGACCTGAACCGCTACGTCAACGGGCACGTCCTCCCCGGGGAAGCCCGCGCCCGCGAGGTGGTCTCGTCGGTGGGCTACGAGACGCTCGCGGGCGAACTGGACGAGCGAATCAGCCTCGACGGCGAGGGATACGTCGACAACTCCGCCGCCGTCTTCGACCAGCCGTTTTTAGACCTCGTCGCGCCCGTCGCCGCGGAACGCTTCGGCTTCGAGCGCCCGGACGTGGTCCTCACCGCCGCCACCGACGGCATCACGCTCGGTGCCGCCTTCGCCCGCCACTTCGACGCCCGCCTCGCATACGCGAAGAAGTCCAAGGAGACGGCCGTCGAGGAGTTCATCGAGGCCCGCCAGCGACTCGCCAGCGGCATCGAACTCACCTACTACCTCCCCGCGAGTTCGCTCCGGGCCGGCGACCGCGTCCTCGTCGTCGACGACCTCATCCGGTCGGGCGAGACCCAGGAACTCCTCCTCGACATCGCGGCGCAGGCCGACAGCGAGGTGTGCGGCGTCTTCGCGCTCATCGCGGCGGGCGACGAAGGCGTCGAGAGCGCCCGCGACCTCGTCGACGCCCCCGTCGACGCGCTGACGACCCTCGCGTAG
- the lpdA gene encoding dihydrolipoyl dehydrogenase: MVVGDIATGTDVLVIGAGPGGYVAAIRAAQLGKDVTLVEKDAYGGTCLNYGCIPSKAFVTASSLAHDAGGAEDMGIHADPAVDMKGMVSWKDGVVDQLTGGVEKLCKGNGVNLVEGTAAFADEKKVRVSHGGEGQGSESIEFEHAIVSTGSRPLQIPHFEFDGEYVLSSRDALDLDSVPESLVVGGAGYIGMELSTVFAKLGTDVTVVEMLDDALPGYEDDVARVVRKRAEELGVEFHFGEAAQDWERMGDGITVRTENEDGEVSEFGGEKVLVAVGRTPVTDSLDLDAAGVETDEKGFVPTDDRARTNVEHIYAVGDVAGEPMLAHKASKEGHVAAEHIAGEPAALDYQSVPAAVFTDPEIGTVGMTEKEAEEAGFEPVVGQMSLRASGRALTMNESEGFVRVVADGPSGFVLGAQIVAPEASELIAEMALAVEMGATLEDVAATIHVHPTLSEAVMEAAANAMGSAIHTLNR; the protein is encoded by the coding sequence ATGGTCGTCGGAGACATCGCGACAGGGACGGACGTACTGGTCATCGGGGCCGGGCCGGGCGGCTACGTCGCCGCCATCCGCGCCGCACAGCTCGGGAAGGACGTGACGCTCGTCGAGAAGGACGCCTACGGGGGGACCTGCCTCAACTACGGCTGTATCCCGTCGAAGGCGTTCGTCACCGCCTCCTCGCTGGCGCACGACGCGGGCGGCGCGGAGGACATGGGCATCCACGCCGACCCCGCTGTCGACATGAAGGGGATGGTCTCGTGGAAGGACGGCGTCGTCGACCAGCTCACGGGAGGCGTCGAGAAGCTCTGTAAGGGCAACGGCGTCAACCTCGTCGAGGGGACGGCGGCGTTCGCAGACGAGAAGAAGGTCCGCGTCTCCCACGGCGGCGAGGGACAGGGTAGCGAGTCCATCGAGTTCGAGCACGCCATCGTCTCGACCGGGTCGCGGCCCCTGCAGATTCCCCACTTCGAGTTCGACGGCGAGTACGTCCTCTCCTCGCGGGACGCCCTCGACCTCGATTCGGTCCCCGAGAGCCTCGTCGTCGGCGGCGCGGGCTACATCGGGATGGAACTCTCGACGGTGTTCGCCAAACTCGGCACGGACGTCACCGTCGTGGAGATGCTGGACGACGCCCTCCCCGGCTACGAGGACGACGTCGCCCGCGTCGTCCGAAAGCGCGCCGAGGAACTGGGCGTCGAGTTCCACTTCGGCGAGGCCGCACAGGACTGGGAGCGGATGGGCGACGGCATCACCGTCCGCACGGAGAACGAGGACGGCGAGGTCAGCGAGTTCGGCGGCGAGAAGGTCCTCGTCGCCGTCGGGCGCACCCCCGTCACGGACTCGCTGGACCTCGACGCGGCGGGCGTCGAGACCGACGAGAAGGGGTTCGTCCCGACGGACGACCGCGCGCGCACGAACGTCGAGCACATCTACGCCGTCGGCGACGTCGCCGGCGAACCGATGCTCGCCCACAAGGCGAGCAAGGAGGGCCACGTCGCCGCCGAACACATCGCGGGCGAACCGGCCGCGCTCGACTACCAGTCGGTCCCCGCCGCGGTGTTCACCGACCCCGAAATCGGTACCGTCGGGATGACCGAGAAGGAGGCCGAGGAAGCCGGGTTCGAACCCGTCGTCGGTCAGATGTCCCTGCGCGCCTCCGGACGCGCGCTGACGATGAACGAATCGGAGGGGTTCGTCCGCGTCGTCGCCGACGGTCCGAGCGGGTTCGTCCTCGGGGCGCAGATAGTGGCCCCCGAGGCGAGCGAGCTAATCGCGGAGATGGCACTCGCCGTCGAGATGGGCGCGACCCTGGAGGACGTCGCCGCCACCATCCACGTCCACCCGACGCTCTCGGAGGCGGTGATGGAGGCCGCCGCCAACGCGATGGGGTCGGCCATCCACACGCTCAATCGCTGA
- a CDS encoding SRPBCC family protein, whose amino-acid sequence MPTIRLVTHVDAPTERVFDLARSVDLQYETLRLDARPVAGLTGGLGAPGEKTVWRASVFGKRVDLTTKVTAYSRPHHFRRTLVRGPFDRLIHDYFFVFEDQDDPEDGTVMREVFTYESPYGPLGRVVDSILRERLEGMLAARADRIREVAESEDGEWRRYLSD is encoded by the coding sequence ATGCCGACCATCCGTCTCGTCACACACGTCGACGCCCCCACCGAGCGTGTCTTCGACCTCGCGCGGAGCGTCGACCTCCAGTACGAGACCCTCCGCCTCGACGCCCGCCCCGTCGCGGGCCTCACCGGCGGTCTCGGCGCCCCCGGCGAAAAGACGGTCTGGCGGGCGTCGGTGTTCGGCAAGCGCGTCGACCTCACGACGAAGGTGACCGCCTACAGCCGCCCCCACCACTTCCGACGGACGCTCGTGCGGGGGCCGTTCGACCGCCTCATCCACGACTACTTCTTCGTCTTCGAGGACCAGGACGACCCCGAGGACGGCACGGTCATGCGCGAGGTGTTCACCTACGAGTCGCCGTACGGCCCGCTGGGGAGGGTCGTCGACTCGATCCTCCGCGAACGGCTGGAGGGGATGCTCGCGGCCCGCGCCGACCGCATCCGCGAGGTGGCCGAGAGCGAGGACGGAGAGTGGCGTCGGTACCTCAGCGATTGA
- the pheA gene encoding prephenate dehydratase: MQAITLGPEGTYSHRAARAVADEVTFTESVTDIVATVASGEVDRGVVPIENSIEGSVTESLDALAEHDVAVVLEIVTPIRHALLAQNEGFERVASHAQALAQCRTYLEANYPDVTQEAVASTARGVQMARDDPTVAGIGHPDNGGDGLQVLAEDIQDRTSNATRFVVVAPADERSDAGGKSSFVVYPSANYPGLLLELLEPFADRDINLSRVESRPSGERLGDYVFHIDVQAGLYEQRTQDALADIEALAEEGWVRRLGSYDTRHVLY; the protein is encoded by the coding sequence ATGCAGGCCATCACGCTGGGACCCGAGGGGACTTACTCCCACCGGGCCGCACGGGCCGTCGCCGACGAGGTGACGTTCACCGAGTCGGTGACGGACATCGTCGCCACCGTCGCGAGCGGGGAGGTCGACCGCGGCGTCGTCCCCATCGAGAACTCCATCGAGGGCTCCGTCACCGAGAGCCTGGACGCCCTCGCCGAACACGACGTGGCCGTCGTCCTCGAAATCGTGACGCCGATTCGCCACGCCCTCCTCGCCCAGAACGAGGGGTTCGAGCGCGTGGCGAGTCACGCACAGGCACTCGCGCAGTGTCGCACCTACCTCGAAGCCAACTACCCCGACGTGACACAGGAGGCCGTCGCCTCCACCGCTCGCGGCGTCCAGATGGCCCGCGACGACCCGACGGTCGCCGGCATCGGCCACCCGGACAACGGGGGCGACGGCCTGCAGGTCCTCGCCGAGGACATCCAGGACCGCACCTCCAACGCCACGCGGTTCGTCGTCGTCGCGCCCGCGGACGAACGCTCGGACGCCGGCGGGAAGTCCTCGTTCGTCGTCTACCCGAGCGCGAACTACCCCGGGCTCCTGCTGGAACTGCTCGAACCGTTCGCCGACCGGGACATCAACCTCTCGCGCGTCGAGTCCCGCCCCAGCGGCGAGCGACTGGGCGACTACGTCTTTCACATCGACGTGCAGGCGGGCCTCTACGAACAGCGCACGCAGGACGCCCTCGCGGACATCGAGGCCCTCGCAGAGGAGGGGTGGGTGCGCCGCCTCGGGTCGTACGACACCCGCCACGTGCTGTACTGA
- a CDS encoding Hsp20/alpha crystallin family protein codes for MTRRNPFEEIERVFEEMNRGLQAFDSDLAGGVPVDVVERDDGYVVTADLPGYEKEDIDVRLSGSTLTLSAERSEESEEEEGEYVRRERTQKSVSRTVRLPGRLDESSTNAAYNNGVLTVTVGKADADTGESIPIE; via the coding sequence ATGACGCGACGCAACCCGTTCGAGGAGATAGAGCGCGTGTTCGAGGAGATGAACCGCGGCCTGCAGGCGTTCGACTCCGACCTCGCGGGGGGAGTCCCCGTCGACGTCGTCGAACGCGATGACGGCTACGTCGTCACCGCCGACCTCCCCGGCTACGAGAAGGAGGACATCGACGTCCGCCTCTCCGGGTCGACGCTCACCCTCTCGGCGGAGCGCTCCGAGGAGAGCGAGGAGGAAGAAGGCGAGTACGTGCGCCGCGAGCGCACGCAGAAGTCGGTCAGTCGAACGGTCCGCCTGCCGGGCCGTCTCGACGAGTCCAGTACGAACGCCGCCTACAACAACGGCGTCCTCACGGTCACCGTCGGGAAGGCGGACGCGGACACCGGCGAGTCCATCCCCATCGAGTAG
- the leuS gene encoding leucine--tRNA ligase — MQDQRGYDHTRVERTWQDRWTDAGVYHVPDDAEDPTYVLGMYPYPSGELHMGHVRNYTITDAYARYRRMCGDHVLHPMGWDAFGLPAENAAKEHDSDPATWTFDCIETMKGQMESMGFGYDWEREVTTCKPEYYRWNQWLFARFHEEGLVEQRDAEVNWCPSCETVLADEQVEGEAELCWRCDTPVETRELSQWFLKITEYADELVDDIDRLEGWPDSVRGMQRNWIGRQHGTRLPFSIEDHGTVEAFTTRADTAFGATFFALAPDHPIAQELAEEDEDVREFVNEVADPEGDEPNGVATDLVATNPVTGEDVPVYVADFVLSDVGTGALMGVPGHDDRDHAFATKMGIDVVPVVAPEGEDGTPEMPDVSEGAYTDDGVLVNSGEYDGLDSETARERITADTEGAEAATQYRLRDWGISRQRYWGTPIPVVHCEDCGPVVVPEEDLPVELPEFINTTGNPLDEAEEWKATTCPDCGGAATRETDTMDTFVDSSWYFLRYVSPDLDTAPFDRDRANDWMPVDRYVGGIEHAVMHLLYSRFFTKVLADHEGLAHREPFTNLLAQGMVQLDGEAMSKSKGNVVSPQAIVSEYGADTARLFTMEAAQPERDFDWTDKGVQSAHAFLQRLHETVESFDSGAATGEKDDIAEYVAREIDATIAVARADYESLTFNTALRETRELVGLLRNYREYADAVHAETFERGLRVAVRLFAPVTPHISEELWELLGGREARSASERASSAERGSADSRAASPRDDGDDGEPRAGFVAEAPFPEPESDTADHDRERRLVENTRSDVRQIIDVAGIEDPERVEVVVAPEWKHRALDIAIESDAPNVISELMQEEEIRQHGDAAADYGQDLQEERQSLTPALSPDREFETLQRAAWLIRREFDAEVVVSRAEDADEDVAKKARPGRPAIRID, encoded by the coding sequence ATGCAGGACCAACGAGGCTACGACCACACGAGGGTCGAACGAACCTGGCAGGACCGCTGGACCGACGCGGGGGTGTACCACGTCCCCGACGACGCCGAGGACCCGACGTACGTCCTCGGGATGTACCCCTACCCCTCCGGGGAACTCCACATGGGACACGTCCGGAACTACACCATCACGGACGCGTACGCCCGCTACCGCCGGATGTGTGGCGACCACGTCCTCCACCCGATGGGCTGGGACGCCTTCGGCCTGCCCGCCGAGAACGCCGCCAAGGAACACGACAGCGACCCCGCGACGTGGACGTTCGACTGCATCGAGACGATGAAAGGCCAGATGGAGTCGATGGGATTCGGCTACGACTGGGAGCGCGAGGTCACCACCTGCAAGCCCGAGTACTACCGCTGGAACCAGTGGCTGTTCGCCCGGTTCCACGAGGAGGGCCTCGTCGAACAGCGTGACGCCGAGGTCAACTGGTGTCCCTCCTGCGAGACGGTGCTGGCCGACGAACAGGTCGAGGGCGAGGCCGAACTCTGCTGGCGGTGTGACACGCCCGTCGAGACCCGCGAACTGTCCCAGTGGTTCCTGAAGATCACCGAGTACGCGGACGAACTGGTCGACGACATCGACCGGTTGGAGGGGTGGCCGGACTCCGTGCGGGGGATGCAGCGCAACTGGATCGGCCGCCAACACGGCACGCGACTGCCGTTCTCCATCGAGGACCACGGCACCGTCGAGGCGTTCACCACGCGCGCGGACACCGCCTTCGGCGCGACGTTCTTCGCGCTGGCCCCCGACCACCCCATCGCGCAGGAACTCGCGGAGGAGGACGAGGACGTCCGGGAGTTCGTCAACGAGGTGGCCGACCCGGAGGGCGACGAACCCAACGGCGTCGCGACGGACCTCGTCGCGACCAACCCCGTCACGGGCGAGGACGTCCCCGTCTACGTCGCGGACTTCGTCCTCTCGGACGTGGGGACGGGCGCGCTGATGGGCGTCCCCGGCCACGACGACCGGGACCACGCCTTCGCCACGAAGATGGGTATCGACGTCGTCCCCGTCGTCGCCCCCGAGGGCGAGGACGGCACGCCCGAGATGCCCGACGTGAGCGAGGGGGCCTACACGGACGACGGCGTCCTCGTCAACTCCGGCGAGTACGACGGACTGGACAGCGAGACGGCCCGCGAGCGCATCACCGCCGACACCGAGGGCGCGGAGGCGGCCACCCAGTACCGACTGCGAGATTGGGGCATCTCCCGCCAGCGCTACTGGGGGACGCCCATCCCCGTCGTTCACTGCGAGGACTGCGGCCCCGTCGTCGTCCCGGAGGAGGACCTGCCGGTCGAACTGCCCGAGTTCATCAACACGACCGGGAACCCCCTCGACGAGGCCGAGGAGTGGAAGGCGACGACCTGTCCCGACTGCGGCGGCGCGGCCACCCGCGAGACGGACACGATGGACACGTTCGTCGACTCCTCGTGGTACTTCCTGCGCTACGTCTCGCCGGACCTCGACACCGCGCCGTTCGACCGCGACCGGGCGAACGACTGGATGCCCGTCGACCGCTACGTCGGCGGCATCGAACACGCCGTGATGCACCTGCTGTACTCCCGGTTCTTCACGAAGGTGCTGGCCGACCACGAGGGGCTGGCACACCGCGAACCGTTCACGAACCTGCTCGCACAGGGGATGGTCCAGTTGGACGGCGAGGCGATGTCGAAGTCGAAGGGCAACGTCGTCTCTCCGCAGGCCATCGTCTCGGAGTACGGCGCGGACACCGCCCGCCTGTTCACGATGGAGGCCGCCCAGCCGGAGCGGGACTTCGACTGGACCGACAAGGGCGTCCAGTCGGCCCACGCGTTCCTCCAGCGCCTCCACGAGACGGTCGAGAGCTTCGACTCCGGGGCGGCCACCGGTGAGAAGGACGACATCGCGGAGTACGTCGCCCGCGAGATAGACGCCACCATCGCCGTCGCCCGCGCCGACTACGAGTCGCTGACGTTCAACACCGCCCTGCGCGAGACGCGCGAACTGGTCGGCCTCCTGCGCAACTACCGCGAGTACGCCGACGCGGTCCACGCCGAGACGTTCGAGCGCGGTCTCCGAGTGGCCGTGCGCCTGTTCGCCCCCGTCACGCCCCACATCAGCGAGGAACTGTGGGAACTGCTGGGGGGCCGCGAGGCGCGGAGCGCCTCGGAACGAGCGAGTAGCGCGGAACGAGGTTCCGCGGACAGTCGCGCGGCGTCGCCGCGCGACGACGGTGACGATGGGGAACCGCGAGCGGGATTCGTCGCGGAGGCGCCCTTCCCCGAACCCGAGAGCGACACCGCAGACCACGACCGGGAGCGCAGACTGGTCGAGAACACTCGCAGCGACGTGCGTCAGATCATCGACGTGGCGGGCATCGAGGACCCCGAACGCGTCGAGGTGGTCGTCGCGCCCGAGTGGAAGCACCGGGCGCTGGATATCGCCATCGAGAGTGACGCGCCGAACGTCATCTCCGAACTGATGCAAGAGGAAGAGATTCGACAGCACGGCGACGCGGCCGCCGACTACGGGCAGGACTTACAGGAAGAACGCCAGTCGCTGACGCCCGCGCTCTCGCCGGACCGCGAGTTCGAGACGCTCCAGCGCGCGGCGTGGCTGATTCGCCGCGAGTTCGACGCCGAGGTGGTCGTCTCGCGAGCGGAGGACGCCGACGAGGACGTGGCGAAGAAGGCCCGTCCCGGTCGGCCCGCAATCCGCATCGACTGA
- a CDS encoding DUF7535 family protein yields the protein MSQDDDPTLARKALRTVTPEYFGREDREMDAIGWGLFLGLVVLLVPLLPFIVIVWAVSKVAEWVARRGARE from the coding sequence ATGAGTCAAGACGACGACCCGACCCTCGCGCGGAAGGCGCTTCGAACGGTCACCCCGGAGTACTTCGGCCGGGAGGACCGCGAGATGGACGCCATCGGCTGGGGGCTCTTTCTCGGTCTCGTGGTACTGCTGGTGCCCCTCCTGCCGTTCATCGTCATCGTCTGGGCCGTCTCGAAGGTGGCCGAGTGGGTCGCACGCCGCGGTGCGCGCGAGTGA
- a CDS encoding ornithine cyclodeaminase family protein, which produces METLLLNQRDVDENARMSEVIRAVSDAFAAYERGDAQMPAKSYIDLPQYNGDFRSMPAYLDAGEWDAAGVKWVNVHTDNNDKFDLPTVLGTVIYSDPTNAFPLAIMDGTTLTRKRTGAAAAVATDHLAVPDASSLGIVGAGVQSYTQLEAIAEVRPIEDVVVSDIDEEKVARFIDRFDDEFDVRAGSIAEAASCDVLSTVTPVEDPIVTREMLGEHTHVNAMGADAEGKHELADEVLLDATLVIDDYAQTTHSGEINVPWSAGALGDEDIYAALGEIVTGDVEGRTDATGISVFDSTGLAIQDIATAHVVYEHAKENDNGYPFDLVDTTVQ; this is translated from the coding sequence ATGGAGACGCTGCTACTGAACCAGCGGGACGTCGACGAGAACGCCCGGATGTCGGAGGTCATCCGGGCCGTCTCGGACGCCTTCGCGGCCTACGAGCGCGGGGACGCCCAGATGCCCGCGAAGTCCTACATCGACCTCCCCCAGTACAACGGGGACTTCCGGTCGATGCCCGCCTACCTCGACGCGGGCGAGTGGGACGCCGCGGGCGTCAAGTGGGTCAACGTCCACACGGACAACAACGACAAGTTCGACCTCCCGACGGTGCTCGGGACGGTCATCTACTCGGACCCGACGAACGCCTTTCCCCTCGCCATCATGGACGGGACGACGCTCACGCGCAAGCGCACGGGCGCGGCGGCGGCCGTCGCAACCGACCACCTCGCCGTCCCCGACGCCTCCTCGCTCGGCATCGTCGGGGCAGGCGTCCAGTCGTACACCCAGTTGGAGGCCATCGCCGAGGTCAGACCCATCGAGGATGTCGTCGTGAGCGACATCGACGAGGAGAAGGTCGCGCGCTTCATCGACCGCTTCGACGACGAGTTCGACGTGCGCGCGGGGTCCATCGCGGAGGCCGCCTCGTGCGACGTCCTCTCGACGGTGACGCCCGTCGAGGACCCCATCGTCACCCGCGAGATGCTCGGCGAACACACCCACGTCAACGCGATGGGCGCGGACGCCGAGGGGAAACACGAACTCGCCGACGAGGTGCTCCTCGACGCGACGCTGGTCATCGACGACTACGCACAGACCACCCACTCCGGCGAGATCAACGTCCCGTGGAGCGCGGGCGCCCTCGGCGACGAGGACATCTACGCCGCCCTCGGCGAGATCGTCACGGGCGACGTCGAGGGGCGCACCGACGCGACGGGCATCAGCGTCTTCGACTCGACGGGCCTGGCCATCCAGGACATCGCCACCGCCCACGTCGTCTACGAACACGCCAAGGAGAACGACAACGGCTACCCGTTCGACCTCGTCGACACCACGGTCCAGTAG
- a CDS encoding DUF7344 domain-containing protein, producing MTEERRPTGGTPDPDSLFDALRDDRRRVVVRALLERGERSVEDLVNTVVAHEGGDDTRRSVALSLVHRHLPRLADAGFVEYDGPTGTVVGTPTLAATEPHLRLVSAGGGTSRLTADGDPTHRPD from the coding sequence ATGACCGAGGAGCGACGACCCACCGGGGGAACTCCGGACCCGGACAGCCTCTTCGACGCGTTACGCGACGACCGCCGACGGGTCGTGGTCCGAGCGCTCCTCGAACGCGGTGAGCGGTCGGTCGAGGACCTGGTGAACACCGTGGTGGCACACGAGGGAGGCGACGACACACGACGGTCGGTCGCACTCAGCCTCGTCCATCGGCACCTGCCGCGACTGGCCGACGCGGGGTTCGTGGAGTACGACGGCCCGACGGGGACGGTCGTCGGGACGCCGACCCTCGCCGCGACCGAACCCCACCTCCGTCTCGTCTCGGCGGGGGGCGGGACGTCACGACTCACCGCCGACGGCGACCCGACGCACCGACCGGATTGA